A single genomic interval of Anthonomus grandis grandis chromosome 17, icAntGran1.3, whole genome shotgun sequence harbors:
- the LOC126746392 gene encoding uncharacterized protein LOC126746392, which translates to MFFFRLSVFISLVLGTLSLNCTIPAVIRGAWYSWENQNTLTELDPSTMIRNGRYDTCVDLKNDYHVNYTMVFHRENENCFICIKFLIRTLNIVEKIESPCISLPNHNEASVARVCRALDPQQQLITLFSENYVPVNCRSSLEGVWTFGYQNRFKFTGECRNPDAQIRSCQTAGSQFLITNQKFNITYKKCEGMDETFDGVVEYSCLGDWFVGKNHFFAVANTKESRKDEKYRCFLKNRDDDFYIGVSITAECNTLKTVEKSPERLHVTPVKSEVVEPGCRLPQNFSGDWINTANIDADVFINETHIIETSYPDEGRYRRTVYVCKEQRDSRIMMARLTVDGCQKDYICFDFVPQHHNLIRYRKGVAVIKDDFSTVCSWVQFSNKVRWKYDLFLKKNPVPIKCPVAGKFNFTQKGDVPFETRILGGVTLSPRPNVYCKENISDFSVCDDEQKEVAVDENYCLSVDHRGKPVDIYSDPDYKMKCIGFWKENLKSYLITYDELDPFSKFRCWVYQRADLNKILMSQAIGPYCDLKQTVYSWNYTEGATVALQMEEYERERDQCPMYFDDGSNPYLDPENHIIQFDFGFLKSGTGCLCNSFFGTLIVGVFGAVNRPF; encoded by the exons atgtttttctttaggTTAAGCGTTTTCATTTCTTTAG TTTTAGGAACTCTCTCCCTAAACTGCACAATCCCAGCGGTAATAAGAGGAGCATGGTACTCCTGGGAAAACCAAAACACCTTAACCGAACTGGATCCCAGTACCATGATCCGGAATGGTCGCTATGACACTTGTGTGGACCTCAAGAATGATTATCATGTAAATTACACCATGGTGTTCCACAGGGAGAATGAAAATTgctttatttgtattaaattctTGATTAGGACATTGAATATTGTGGAAAAAATCGAGA gtCCATGCATCAGCCTTCCGAATCATAATGAAGCATCTGTGGCAAGGGTGTGTAGAGCATTAGATCCGCAACAGCAGCTGATCACTTTGTTTTCTGAGAATTATGTGCCCGTGAATTGTAGATCTTCTTTAGAAGGGGTCTGGACCTTCGGGTACCAgaatagatttaaatttactg GCGAGTGTAGGAATCCTGATGCACAGATCCGATCTTGCCAAACAGCGGGATCTCAGTTCCTAATCACCAATCAGAAATTTAATATCACTTATAAGAAGTGTGAGGGGATGGACGAGACGTTTGATGGAG tggTGGAGTACAGTTGCCTAGGAGATTGGTTCGTTGGTAAGAACCACTTTTTCGCAGTAGCCAACACAAAAGAGTCAAGAAAAGACGAGAAGTACAGGTGTTTCCTGAAAAATAGGGATGACGACTTTTATATTGGGGTGTCCATTACCGCCGaatgtaacactttaaaaacgGTGGAGAAGAGCCCCGAGAGGTTGCATGTTACACCAG ttaAGTCTGAAGTAGTGGAACCTGGTTGTCGACTGCCACAAAatttttcag GCGACTGGATAAACACGGCAAACATCGACGCGGACGTGTTCATAAACGAGACCCACATAATCGAAACTTCTTATCCGGACGAGGGGCGGTACCGCAGAACCGTTTACGTATGCAAAGAGCAACGGGACTCCCGCATAATGATGGCCCGACTTACCGTTGACGgatg CCAAAAGGATTATATTTGCTTCGATTTTGTGCCGCAGCACCACAACTTGATCAGGTACCGTAAGGGGGTGGCGGTGATCAAAGACGACTTCAGTACCGTTTGCTCGTGGGTTCAGTTTTCGAATAAGGTCAGGTGGAAGTACGATTTGTTCTTGAAGAAAAATCCGGTGCCGATCAAGTGTCCGGTGGCGGGCAAGTTTAATTTTACCCAAAAGGGTGACGTGCCTTTCGAGACCAG GATTTTGGGTGGTGTTACCCTGAGTCCGAGACCGAACGTTTATTGTAAGGAAAACATTTCGGACTTCTCGGTTTGCGATGACGAACAGAAGGAGGTCGCTGTGGACGAGAATTATTGCCTTTCAGTGGACCACAGGGGGAAACCAGTGGATATATACA GTGATCCTGACTACAAAATGAAGTGCATCGGGTTCTGGAAAGAAAACCTGAAGTCTTATCTGATAACTTACGACGAGTTGGACCCGTTTTCAAAGTTCCGCTGCTGGGTGTACCAGAGGGCGGATCTAAACAAGATCTTGATGTCCCAAG cAATCGGACCGTATTGCGACCTAAAACAGACGGTTTATTCGTGGAATTATACGGAGGGGGCCACGGTGGCCCTGCAAATGGAGGAATACGAGAGAGAAC GTGATCAGTGTCCGATGTACTTCGACGACGGTTCTAATCCCTACCTGGACCCGGAAAATCACATAATCCAGTTCGATTTTGGGTTTTTAAAAAGCGGGACTGGTTGCCTATGTAATAGCTTTTTTGGCACTTTAATTGTGGGGGTATTTGGTGCTGTAAATAGGCCTTTTTAG
- the LOC126746285 gene encoding uncharacterized protein LOC126746285 translates to MVKVDACWAPCIWNDNLKTGCKAISFYSVALSVVLMTFVIFNMSGGDSTQLYNPLFESDIRMSMQVVGGCMILYFLCLILSSILMVYGLHIMIRGLMMPWMGLFGIGILFQLIFGLWLLGGYYIYIDCVLYTLIIWCWMAYNMYCWLVVYSQYLVYAAMQSPNIELLYP, encoded by the exons ATGGTTAAAGTAGACGCGTGCTGGGCCCCATGCATATGGAACGACAATTTAAAGACGGGCTGCAAAGCCATCAGTTTCTATTCGGTGGCCCTCAGTGTGGTCTTGATGACTTTTGTGATATTTAATATGTCGGGGGGCGATTCCACCCAGTTGTACAATCCCTTGTTCGAGTCTGATATTAGGATGT CCATGCAAGTGGTCGGTGGTTGTATGATATTGTACTTCTTGTGCCTTATTTTGTCCTCGATTCTAATGGTTTATGGTCTTCACATAATGATCCGAGGCCTCATGATGCCTTGGATGGGGCTATTCGGCATCGGAATTCTATTTCAGTTGATTTTTGGACTATGGCTGCTTGGCGGTTATTATATTTAC attgatTGTGTGCTATATACACTGATAATATGGTGCTGGATGGCTTATAAT atGTACTGTTGGCTAGTTGTATATTCACAGTACTTGGTTTATGCAGCCATGCAATCTCCTAATATTGAACTTTTATACCCTTAA